The genome window TCGCTCGGCGTGTAGTTGGCGGGCGGCGCGGGCGTGGGTTTCGAGAACTCCTCATCGCCGGGAACGCTGTCGCGCACCCGCGAGGGATCACCGGGCGGAGGCACGGTGGCCGCAGGAGCCGGCCTGGCGACCGGGGGATCCGCCGGCGTTGCAGAAGCCTTCGCGACCGGAGCCGACACCGGCGTTGCAGAAGCCTTCGCGACCGGAACCTCCACCCGCGCCGCAGCAGCCTTCGCGACCGGCGGCGCCGGTGTCGGCGTCACCGCCGGCGCGGCGGGAGCGGGTGCGCCGGGAGCCGCCGGCGCGGGCGGCGGCACCGCGAACACCGCGCTCGGCGGGGCCGCAGCGGCCGCGGTCTTGCGCGGCTCGCTCTTCACCACCACCAGCGCCTCGGCCACGGTTTCGGCGATCTCGGCCGCGTCCTCGGCGTCGCCCTTCGGCAGGGCGCCCGACAGCGTGGCGAGCGCCTCGCGCACGTGGCTCGGCTCGACCGCGGCCGAGCCGGCGGCGCGCGCGACGCGGAGCGCCTCGGCGGCGAGGGCGTTGATCTCGCGCGGTACTCCGCACGATTGCGCCGCGATTTCGGCGCAGGTCTTGCGCGGGAAGATCTTCGCCCCATCGAGGCCCGCGGCCGCCAACCGATGGCGGATGTAGCGACGCGCTTCTCCCGCCGACAGTGGCGCGAGATGCGCGCGCACCGACACACGCTGGCGCAGCGGGGCGAGCGCCGGCTGCTCGAGCCGCTCTTCCAGCGCGGGCGGCCCGAGCAGCAGCACCTCGATCCTGCAGCCGGCCTGCTGGGCGGCGCTCACCAGCAGGCGCAGCTCCTCCAGCAGCTCGGACGAGAGGTGATGCGCGTCGTCCACCACGATCACGGCCACCTGCTGCCGAACCACGGTTTCACCCAGCAGGAGTTCGAGCCGTGCCGCTAGCTTCGGCCGGCTGGCGCTCTCCGGGAACTCGGCGCCCAGGCGGTGCAGGATCTCTTCGAGCAGCTCGACGCCGGTGTGGAGCGGCATCGCCAGCCGCGCGACGGCGGCGCGCGAGCCCCAACGCGCGATGGCGAGCTGAGCGAGCGTGGTCTTGCCCATGCCGGGTTCGCCGGTGATGAGCAGGAACGGTTCGCGGGCGCCGAGATTCTCGCCAAGGCGCCGCAACGCCTCGGTGAAACCGAGGGTTTCGAGAATCGATTCCGGCGTGGGGAGCGGAGTAAATGGGTTTTCGGGCGTCACGGATCGGGTACTCGGTGCCTCGAGCGCGGCAGACGGAGGGACACCGGAGTTATCGGCAGAAGCGCGCGAGGGCCTTAGCGCGCGTGCGTCAGAATCCAGACCACCATGCCGACGGTCATGCACAGGGCGAGAATCACGGCGAAGCGAAAGATGCCGCTGCCGGCCGAGCCCGGCTCGATGGGTCTCGCCCCGGGGGATTGCACGATGCCCTGGGAGGCGGTTGTGCGCGCTTCATTCTGCTCTCTCAGCGCCCGGAGGGATTGCCGGGCGGAGGTGGCGGCGTCGGTCACCCCAAACAGAGGCGACATCGTCGGCGCGCCCGACCCCGCGCTGAAGCTGAATCCCGGACCACTGACCTGAAATCCGATCTTGATCTCGGTCTTCTTGACGTTCGAGCCGCCAGCCTTCATGGCCTGCATCGCCTGGTCGTAGACCTGACGGGCGTCGGCGGGCATCGACGCGAGGTCCTGGTATTCGACCCCGTTGACCACGAACCGCTGATTCACCGTGGTCCCGGCGCGGACCGACAGTCCCGGATGCTTCACGATCTCGGGGACGCCGTCGCCGTCGCGACCCGCGAGCTCGGGAATGCTCGCCAGAGCCTTCTCGTAGCGCTGCCGCACGTCGGGCGGCATGGCGGCGACGCTGTCGTAGCTGACGCCGTTGACGGTGATCTTCTGCGTCACGAGACCCTCCCGAGCGCGGAACCAGCGCCTCGCGCCATATATATAAGGTATCGGCAGGATCGGCTCCCGCCTTCATCCTCCACCGGGCCGCGAGTCGCGGAGCGAGTCGCTCCGGTCTAGACTGCCCGATTCACCGCTTCCATCGTTCCGCCGCGGGCGCTCCGACGGCCCGCGACCGGTGAATCCGTCCTTCTCACGGGAGGCTCCCCCATGTCGCAGCGTTTTCCACGCTTCGTGCTCCCTGCTCTCGCCCCGCTCTTCCTGTTCGCGGCGGCGTGCCCCATCGCCGCCGACTCCGCGTGGACCAAGATGCTCCGCTCGCCGACGGTGAGCGCGACTCAGATCGCGTTCGCCTACGCCCAGAACATCTGGGTCGTGGATCGCGCCGGCGGCACGGCGCGCCGGGTGACGAGCTTCCAGGGACAGGCTTCCAATCCGCGCTTCTCGCCCGACGGCAAGTGGATCGCGTTCAGCGGCGACTACGCCGGCAATCTCGACGTGTACGTCGTGCCGTCGAGCGGGGGCGAGCCGAAGCGCCTCACCTGGCATCCCGGCGCCGATGAAGTGCAGGGCTGGACGCCGGATGGCAGGTCGGTGGTGTTCGCGACGGGCCGCGCCACCTGGGCGCCGAGTCCCGCGCCGCGCTTCTGGACGGTGCCCGCGGCGGGCGGGCCCGAAGAGCCGCTGCCGCTGCCGCGCGCCTACCAGGGCGGGATCTCGCCCGACGGCACGCGCATCGCTTATCGCCTCAACAACTCGTGGGACGAGGAACGCCGCAATTACCGGGGCGGCCAGAATCGCGCGATCTGGATCACCGACCTGAAGACGCTCGAGACCACGATGCCGCCGTGGGACGGCTCCAAGGACATGTGCCCGGCGTGGCTCGGCGACACCGTGTACTTCATCTCGGATCGTGACGGCGTGGCGAACGTCTGGAGCTACGACACGAAAACCAAGTCGCTGGCGCAGGCCACCCATTTCACCGACTTCGACGTGAAGACCCTCGACGCCGGCGCGGGCGCGGTGGTGTTCGAGCAGGCCGGTGTGATCCACGAGCTGGACCCGGCAACCGGCAGCGAGCACATCGTCAACATCAGCGCCACCGGCGACTTCCCGTGGATGATGCCGCACTGGCAGGACGCCGCACCGTGGGTCACCAATCTCGCCATCTCTCCCACCGGCAAGCGCGTGCTGGTCGAGGCGCGCGGCGAGATCTTCACCATCCCCGCCGAAAAGGGCGATACGCGCAATCTCACGCGCTCGAGCGGCTCGGCGGAGCGCGATCCGGCCTGGTCGCCGGACGGCAAGTCGGTGTGCTGGTTCAGCGACCGCTCGGGCGAATACCAGCTGATCATCGAAGACCAGAGCGG of Candidatus Sulfotelmatobacter sp. contains these proteins:
- a CDS encoding AAA family ATPase, which encodes MTPENPFTPLPTPESILETLGFTEALRRLGENLGAREPFLLITGEPGMGKTTLAQLAIARWGSRAAVARLAMPLHTGVELLEEILHRLGAEFPESASRPKLAARLELLLGETVVRQQVAVIVVDDAHHLSSELLEELRLLVSAAQQAGCRIEVLLLGPPALEERLEQPALAPLRQRVSVRAHLAPLSAGEARRYIRHRLAAAGLDGAKIFPRKTCAEIAAQSCGVPREINALAAEALRVARAAGSAAVEPSHVREALATLSGALPKGDAEDAAEIAETVAEALVVVKSEPRKTAAAAAPPSAVFAVPPPAPAAPGAPAPAAPAVTPTPAPPVAKAAAARVEVPVAKASATPVSAPVAKASATPADPPVARPAPAATVPPPGDPSRVRDSVPGDEEFSKPTPAPPANYTPS